A section of the Vicinamibacteria bacterium genome encodes:
- a CDS encoding response regulator, whose product MILREVFAMVSSRFAPPQSSGLASGRSDLSSMPAEGGPGASASLQPVRTRRRRKAVLLVDDDDEARREAAAAFESANVPVRAVADGRAAIAAITAERPDVIVLELGLPDPMSGRDVINVIKATMEWVGIPIVLYTGLPIENQEEARTIHGADDLVPKGSGEVEALVARVIQIFQREG is encoded by the coding sequence TTGATCCTACGCGAGGTCTTTGCGATGGTGAGCTCACGCTTTGCGCCACCGCAGTCGTCGGGACTCGCGTCGGGGAGAAGTGATCTCTCGAGCATGCCTGCTGAAGGAGGGCCTGGGGCCTCTGCCAGCCTCCAGCCGGTGCGCACCCGCCGTCGACGCAAGGCGGTGCTTCTCGTCGACGATGACGATGAGGCTCGTCGCGAAGCGGCCGCGGCATTTGAGTCCGCAAACGTGCCCGTACGAGCGGTGGCAGACGGCAGGGCCGCCATCGCGGCGATCACTGCGGAGAGACCCGACGTCATCGTGCTCGAGCTCGGGCTTCCAGACCCGATGTCGGGGCGGGACGTCATCAACGTGATCAAAGCCACGATGGAGTGGGTGGGCATCCCTATCGTGCTCTACACGGGGCTCCCCATCGAAAACCAGGAGGAGGCTCGTACCATCCATGGCGCTGACGACTTGGTTCCGAAGGGCTCCGGTGAGGTCGAGGCGCTGGTTGCGCGGGTGATCCAGATCTTTCAAAGGGAAGGCTGA